One genomic window of Chthonomonadales bacterium includes the following:
- the glnA gene encoding type I glutamate--ammonia ligase, which translates to MTPREVIDLATEREARVVDVRFVDLPGAWQHFSMPAHVLTEETFEDGIGFDGSSIRGFQKINESDMLLIPDPNTAFMDPFTDAATLNIICDVEDPITRERYSRDPRNVAKKAEAYLKSTGLADVAFFGPEAEFYVLNDVRFDTTPHSGYYFLDSDEGIWNSGRDEKPNLGYKIRLKGGYFPVPPADSLQDLRTEMMLTLIECGVDCEVQHHEVGTAGQSELDIKFGPLLETADKLMKYKYIIKNTAMQNGYTVTFMPKPLFQDNGSGMHCHQSLWKGGQNIFFDERGYAGLSEAAIYYIGGILRHAPAILAFAAPSTNSYRRLVPGYEAPINLIYSQRNRSACVRIPMYSKSPRAKRIEFRAPDPSCNPYLAFPAMLMAGLDGIENKIAPPDPIDRDLYEMEPEERHGIKVTPGSLSESLDALEADHEFLLKGGVFTTDLISEYIGYKRLNEVDGVALRPHPYEFSLYYDC; encoded by the coding sequence ATGACGCCCCGAGAGGTTATCGATCTTGCCACCGAGCGCGAAGCCAGGGTGGTGGACGTGCGCTTCGTCGACCTGCCCGGCGCCTGGCAGCACTTCTCGATGCCCGCTCACGTCCTCACCGAGGAGACCTTCGAGGACGGGATCGGCTTCGATGGCTCCTCGATCCGTGGATTCCAGAAGATCAATGAGTCCGATATGCTTCTGATCCCGGATCCCAACACGGCGTTCATGGACCCGTTCACCGACGCTGCCACGCTCAACATCATCTGCGACGTCGAGGACCCGATCACCCGCGAGCGCTACAGCCGCGATCCGCGCAACGTCGCCAAGAAGGCGGAGGCCTACCTGAAGTCCACGGGCCTGGCCGACGTGGCCTTCTTTGGGCCCGAGGCCGAGTTCTACGTGCTCAACGACGTACGCTTCGACACGACCCCGCACTCGGGCTACTACTTCCTCGACAGCGACGAGGGCATCTGGAACTCCGGCCGCGACGAGAAGCCCAACCTGGGCTACAAGATTCGTCTGAAGGGCGGCTACTTCCCCGTGCCGCCGGCCGACTCCCTGCAGGACCTGCGCACCGAGATGATGCTCACGCTCATCGAGTGCGGAGTGGACTGCGAGGTGCAGCACCACGAGGTCGGCACCGCCGGCCAGTCGGAGCTCGACATAAAGTTCGGCCCGCTTCTGGAGACCGCCGACAAGTTGATGAAGTACAAATACATCATCAAGAACACGGCGATGCAGAACGGCTACACCGTGACGTTCATGCCCAAGCCGCTCTTCCAGGACAACGGCTCCGGCATGCACTGCCACCAGTCGCTGTGGAAGGGCGGGCAGAACATCTTCTTCGACGAGCGCGGCTACGCGGGGCTCTCGGAGGCGGCGATCTACTACATCGGCGGCATCCTGAGGCACGCGCCGGCCATCCTGGCCTTCGCCGCTCCGTCGACCAACTCGTACCGCCGCCTGGTGCCCGGCTACGAGGCGCCCATCAACCTGATCTACTCGCAGCGCAACCGATCCGCGTGCGTACGAATCCCGATGTACTCCAAGTCGCCCAGGGCCAAGCGCATCGAGTTCCGCGCGCCGGACCCGTCCTGCAATCCGTACCTGGCCTTCCCGGCGATGCTGATGGCCGGACTGGACGGCATCGAGAACAAGATCGCCCCGCCCGACCCGATCGATCGCGACCTCTACGAAATGGAACCCGAGGAGCGCCACGGCATCAAGGTGACCCCGGGCAGCCTCTCCGAGTCTCTCGACGCCCTCGAGGCCGACCATGAGTTCCTGCTCAAGGGCGGTGTGTTCACGACGGACCTGATCTCGGAGTACATCGGCTACAAGCGGCTGAACGAGGTGGACGGGGTCGCGCTCCGGCCTCACCCGTACGAGTTCTCCCTCTACTACGACTGCTAG
- a CDS encoding MarC family protein, giving the protein MDETLPRYAATAFVTLIVVVDPLGMVPIFAAVAAGQERPARMATLRRAIAIALGLALLFMAAGRAMLAYLGVTVHAFAISGGILLFASALPMLFGQRGGLQAPELRERDAAGLDVAIFPLAVPLLSGPGVLTSVLLLTSQAGGAVARLLLLAACLVVVFLVAWLVLWLGDRALAWVGQAGVHLATRVMGIILAALAVQYVLNGVSGYYHSLAGA; this is encoded by the coding sequence ATGGATGAGACGCTGCCGCGCTACGCGGCTACCGCCTTCGTCACGCTCATCGTGGTGGTGGATCCGCTTGGCATGGTGCCCATCTTCGCCGCCGTTGCCGCCGGCCAGGAGCGGCCCGCCCGCATGGCGACGCTGCGCCGCGCCATCGCCATCGCTCTGGGCCTTGCGCTCCTGTTCATGGCGGCCGGCCGCGCGATGCTGGCCTACCTGGGGGTTACGGTGCACGCCTTCGCCATCAGCGGCGGCATCCTGCTGTTCGCCTCCGCGCTGCCCATGCTGTTCGGCCAGCGCGGAGGTCTGCAGGCCCCTGAGTTGCGCGAGCGGGATGCCGCCGGCCTCGATGTGGCCATCTTCCCGCTGGCGGTTCCCCTTCTCTCCGGCCCCGGCGTGCTCACGAGCGTGCTGCTGCTGACCTCGCAGGCCGGAGGGGCCGTGGCCCGCCTGCTGCTCCTGGCCGCCTGCCTGGTGGTCGTGTTCCTGGTGGCCTGGCTGGTGCTCTGGCTGGGGGACCGCGCGCTGGCGTGGGTGGGACAGGCCGGGGTGCACCTCGCCACGCGCGTCATGGGCATCATCCTGGCCGCGTTGGCGGTGCAGTACGTGCTGAACGGCGTGAGCGGCTACTACCACTCGCTGGCCGGCGCCTGA
- a CDS encoding PQQ-binding-like beta-propeller repeat protein, with product MGPSNGRFHTLDVATGTREWTLQVGRDVQSPAAAGPRSVFFGGGDHRVHAVR from the coding sequence GTGGGACCGAGCAATGGGCGCTTCCACACGCTCGACGTGGCCACGGGCACCAGGGAGTGGACCCTCCAGGTGGGACGCGACGTCCAGTCGCCGGCGGCGGCCGGGCCGCGGAGCGTCTTCTTCGGCGGAGGCGACCACCGGGTGCATGCCGTGCGATAG
- a CDS encoding sigma-70 family RNA polymerase sigma factor, with translation MPGDATRPGGFDRALRRGMVHARRHGLQGPDAADCALDLLAHCVSCPSARHRRCGAPMLAPPLHGCADRFAICRARSLSRRRRRELPLAAAAALSQTDASPEAGALRRDFWRLVDDALGKVGVRHRSLVLHRFRDGWSLRELALADGASEDAVRMAIARALARVRDALARDGVDASELGAMLAPP, from the coding sequence ATGCCAGGTGACGCCACCCGGCCGGGCGGCTTCGACCGCGCCCTTCGCCGGGGCATGGTGCACGCGCGGCGGCACGGCCTGCAGGGGCCGGACGCCGCCGACTGCGCGCTCGACCTCCTCGCGCACTGCGTCAGCTGCCCCTCCGCGCGGCACCGCCGGTGCGGCGCGCCAATGCTGGCGCCTCCTCTCCATGGCTGCGCCGATCGCTTCGCCATCTGCCGTGCGCGCTCCCTCTCCCGGCGCCGCCGCCGCGAGCTCCCGCTGGCCGCCGCCGCCGCTCTCTCGCAGACCGACGCGTCGCCCGAGGCCGGGGCACTGCGCCGTGACTTCTGGCGCCTGGTGGACGACGCGCTGGGCAAAGTCGGCGTTAGGCACCGCTCGCTCGTGCTCCACCGCTTCCGCGACGGCTGGTCGCTGCGCGAGCTGGCGCTGGCAGACGGGGCTTCGGAGGACGCCGTGCGGATGGCGATCGCCCGCGCCCTGGCGCGCGTCCGCGACGCGCTCGCCCGGGACGGCGTCGACGCGTCCGAGCTCGGCGCGATGCTGGCCCCGCCGTGA
- a CDS encoding glycerophosphodiester phosphodiesterase family protein — MKALIVSAALSAVIALVCAPAAPAADRGAPLPRVRHRIAVIAHRGGRALAPENTLAAFRKAIALGADYVEVDVRATHDGRLVLMHDASVDRTTNGHGAVRDLDLAAIRALDAGSRFGAEYAGERVPTLEEALGLCRGRIGIYLDHKEAPVAQVWRAVREHGMERQVIVYDGTEGLKEWKAEAPGVPVMPSLPDEYRRPGGIATYLRVLRPELLDGNILEWTAPLVREAHAAGIRVYVDNLGPADNPAGFRRAIAMGVDGIQTDHPDQLLRVLAERGRGSSSPTVTRPPWYLDR; from the coding sequence TTGAAAGCACTGATCGTGTCCGCGGCGCTCTCCGCCGTCATTGCCCTGGTGTGCGCCCCAGCGGCGCCCGCCGCCGACCGTGGCGCGCCGCTTCCTCGCGTTCGCCACCGCATTGCCGTCATCGCGCACCGCGGCGGGCGCGCGCTCGCCCCGGAGAACACGCTGGCCGCCTTCCGCAAGGCCATCGCGCTCGGCGCGGACTACGTGGAGGTGGACGTGCGCGCCACGCACGACGGCCGCCTCGTCCTGATGCACGACGCCAGCGTCGACCGCACGACGAACGGCCACGGGGCGGTGCGCGACCTGGACCTGGCCGCGATCCGCGCCCTCGACGCCGGCTCCAGGTTCGGCGCGGAGTACGCCGGCGAGCGCGTGCCGACGCTTGAGGAGGCCCTCGGCCTCTGCCGGGGGCGAATCGGTATCTACCTCGACCACAAGGAGGCGCCCGTCGCGCAGGTGTGGCGCGCGGTGCGCGAGCACGGCATGGAGCGGCAGGTGATCGTCTACGACGGCACCGAGGGGCTGAAGGAGTGGAAGGCCGAGGCGCCCGGCGTTCCGGTGATGCCCAGCCTGCCGGACGAGTACCGCAGGCCGGGCGGCATCGCGACATACCTGCGGGTGCTTCGCCCCGAGCTGCTCGACGGGAACATCCTGGAGTGGACGGCCCCGCTCGTGCGCGAGGCCCACGCCGCGGGCATCCGTGTCTACGTGGACAACCTGGGCCCGGCCGACAACCCCGCCGGCTTTCGACGGGCCATCGCCATGGGCGTCGACGGCATCCAGACCGACCACCCCGACCAGCTTCTGCGCGTGCTCGCCGAGCGCGGCCGTGGCTCCTCCAGCCCAACCGTTACGCGCCCCCCGTGGTACCTCGATCGCTGA
- a CDS encoding Gfo/Idh/MocA family oxidoreductase — translation MTTQDPTIRGAVIGYGGAFNMGRAHANWMNEAGMQTVAACDQDPARMEAARTDFPGIRTYSDVDALLADPGVNLCVVILPHNLHAEIAVRCARAGKHVIVEKPMCITVAEADAMIEAARAAGVMLTVFHNRRHDGDYMAIRDVVDKGILGDIFHVEAHFGGYGHPGTWWRADRRISGGAMYDWGAHFLDWILNLVPSPVVGVTGFSQKRVWLDVTNEDHVETVLRFANGCSAYLEASSIDRAPGPRWRILGTKGAIVDESREALTVHVGHEGYPATLRVPHLKSDWQAWYDGVAAHLTRGAELEVKPEQARRVIAVLEATQRSAATGETVRPAYP, via the coding sequence ATGACCACCCAGGACCCCACCATCCGCGGCGCCGTCATCGGCTACGGAGGCGCGTTCAACATGGGCCGGGCCCACGCCAACTGGATGAACGAGGCCGGCATGCAGACCGTGGCGGCCTGCGACCAGGACCCGGCGCGCATGGAGGCCGCCCGGACCGACTTCCCCGGCATCCGCACCTACTCCGACGTTGATGCGCTCCTCGCCGACCCTGGCGTGAACCTCTGCGTGGTCATTCTGCCGCACAACCTGCATGCGGAGATCGCCGTCCGATGCGCCCGCGCCGGCAAGCATGTCATCGTCGAGAAACCCATGTGCATTACCGTGGCCGAGGCCGATGCCATGATCGAGGCCGCCCGAGCCGCGGGCGTCATGCTCACCGTGTTCCACAACCGCCGACACGATGGCGACTACATGGCCATCCGAGACGTGGTCGATAAGGGGATCCTCGGCGACATCTTCCACGTCGAAGCCCATTTCGGCGGTTACGGCCACCCGGGCACCTGGTGGCGCGCCGACCGGCGGATCTCCGGCGGCGCCATGTACGACTGGGGAGCCCACTTCCTCGATTGGATCCTCAACCTGGTGCCCTCGCCGGTGGTCGGCGTCACCGGCTTCTCGCAGAAGCGCGTGTGGTTGGACGTAACCAACGAGGACCACGTCGAGACGGTCCTGCGCTTCGCGAACGGCTGCAGCGCCTATCTGGAAGCCAGCAGCATCGACCGCGCTCCCGGGCCGCGCTGGCGCATCCTGGGCACGAAGGGCGCCATCGTGGACGAGTCGCGCGAGGCGCTCACCGTGCACGTCGGCCACGAGGGCTACCCTGCCACCCTGCGGGTGCCCCACCTCAAGAGCGACTGGCAGGCCTGGTACGATGGCGTAGCCGCACACCTCACGCGCGGCGCGGAGCTGGAGGTCAAGCCGGAGCAGGCGCGGCGCGTCATCGCGGTGCTCGAGGCCACCCAGCGCTCGGCGGCGACCGGCGAGACGGTCAGGCCCGCCTACCCGTAG